In the Thermodesulfobacteriota bacterium genome, one interval contains:
- the thpR gene encoding RNA 2',3'-cyclic phosphodiesterase — protein sequence MRLFIAALLPHEIRARMDEYLEAVMPLCEGVKWEKNDKLHVTLKFLGNVEDSKVPEIASIIGGLSRNYSPFETSISGVGGFPDLRNPRILYIGLSENQELSSFQSGIEESLEPLGFPRETHKFVPHVTIGRIKSRIRIKEPLPQPEACNFSISEIGVMKSETRRDGSVYTPLHIFHLL from the coding sequence TTGAGACTCTTTATAGCGGCGCTCCTGCCTCATGAGATAAGGGCCCGGATGGATGAGTATCTGGAAGCCGTCATGCCCTTGTGCGAGGGTGTGAAATGGGAAAAGAACGATAAACTCCACGTCACTCTTAAATTCCTCGGCAACGTCGAAGATTCGAAGGTGCCCGAGATAGCTTCGATAATAGGCGGCCTCTCCCGGAATTATTCGCCGTTCGAGACGTCGATATCGGGCGTCGGCGGTTTCCCTGATCTCAGGAACCCCCGCATCCTGTATATAGGGTTATCCGAAAACCAGGAGCTTTCTTCGTTTCAGAGCGGGATCGAAGAGAGTCTAGAGCCCCTCGGATTCCCGAGGGAGACGCACAAGTTCGTCCCCCATGTGACTATCGGCAGGATCAAGAGCAGGATCCGGATTAAAGAACCGCTGCCTCAGCCGGAGGCATGTAATTTTTCCATATCCGAAATCGGAGTTATGAAGAGCGAGACACGGAGAGACGGCTCGGTCTACACCCCCCTCCATATCTTTCATCTCCTCTAG